A window of the Vigna angularis cultivar LongXiaoDou No.4 chromosome 3, ASM1680809v1, whole genome shotgun sequence genome harbors these coding sequences:
- the LOC108325359 gene encoding nuclear transcription factor Y subunit B-9, whose translation MAGAREQDQYMPIANVLRIMRKILPSHAKISDEAKETIQECVSEYISFITAEANDRCQREQRKTVTAEDVLWAMGKLGFDDYAQSLSIYLNRYRQSEGDRMSVRRAPTSVPPMEMMNPPYQPYPPHGFGMFDYDPSHSIASSSRSAGFVPNIDPYVNPKPNDDFDPFLNPKPADDNHM comes from the coding sequence ATGGCTGGAGCGAGGGAACAAGATCAGTACATGCCAATAGCAAATGTGTTAAGGATCATGCGAAAGATCTTACCATCGCATGCAAAGATCTCCGATGAAGCGAAGGAGACCATCCAAGAATGTGTGTCGGAGTACATTAGTTTCATCACTGCTGAAGCAAATGACCGATGTCAGCGCGAACAACGTAAGACTGTAACTGCTGAAGATGTTTTGTGGGCTATGGGAAAACTTGGTTTTGATGACTATGCTCAATCTCTTTCTATTTACCTTAATCGTTATCGCCAAAGTGAAGGAGACCGTATGTCTGTGAGACGTGCTCCTACTTCTGTTCCTCCAATGGAGATGATGAACCCACCTTATCAACCTTATCCTCCTCATGGTTTTGGAATGTTTGACTATGATCCATCACActccatagcttcttcttcaaGATCAGCTGGATTTGTTCCCAACATTGATCCTTATGTTAATCCAAAACCTAATGATGATTTTGATCCTTTTCTTAATCCAAAACCTGCTGATGATAATCATATGTGA